A window from Synechococcus sp. RSCCF101 encodes these proteins:
- the glyQ gene encoding glycine--tRNA ligase subunit alpha translates to MHFQNLIATLNSFWAERGCLLLQPYDTEKGAGTMSPHTVLRALGPEPWAVAYPEPCRRPTDGRYGDNPNRAQHYFQYQVLIKPSPEGIQETYLASLEALGIHAAEHDIRFVEDNWESPTLGAWGVGWEVWLDGMEVTQFTYFQQCGGMDCRPVSIEITYGLERLAMYLQNVESIWDLSWNGSCRYGDIWLPFEKGQCRYNFEASNPERLKRLFALYEEEATDLIGRELPVPALDFVLKCSHTFNLLEARGVISVTERTATIARIRTLARQVAEAWLSEREALGFPLLKPVPVAP, encoded by the coding sequence ATGCATTTCCAGAACCTGATCGCCACCCTCAACAGCTTCTGGGCGGAGCGGGGATGCCTGCTCCTGCAGCCGTACGACACGGAGAAGGGGGCGGGAACGATGAGTCCCCACACCGTCCTGCGGGCCCTGGGCCCCGAGCCCTGGGCCGTGGCCTATCCCGAGCCCTGCCGCCGACCCACCGATGGGCGCTACGGGGACAACCCCAACCGGGCCCAGCACTACTTCCAGTACCAGGTGCTGATCAAGCCGTCGCCTGAGGGCATCCAGGAGACCTATCTCGCCTCCCTGGAAGCGCTCGGCATTCATGCGGCCGAGCACGACATCCGCTTCGTGGAGGACAACTGGGAGTCACCCACTCTCGGAGCCTGGGGTGTGGGCTGGGAGGTGTGGCTCGACGGCATGGAGGTCACGCAGTTCACCTACTTCCAGCAGTGCGGCGGCATGGATTGCCGGCCCGTGTCGATCGAGATCACCTATGGCCTGGAACGCCTGGCCATGTACCTCCAGAACGTGGAGAGCATCTGGGATCTCAGCTGGAACGGCAGCTGCCGCTACGGCGATATCTGGCTGCCGTTCGAGAAGGGCCAGTGCCGCTACAACTTCGAGGCCTCCAATCCGGAGCGCCTGAAGCGTCTGTTCGCGCTCTACGAGGAGGAGGCCACCGATCTGATCGGCCGTGAGCTGCCGGTGCCGGCGCTGGATTTTGTGCTCAAGTGCAGCCACACCTTCAACCTGCTCGAGGCCCGGGGGGTGATCTCGGTCACCGAACGCACCGCCACGATCGCCCGCATTCGCACCCTGGCCAGGCAGGTGGCCGAAGCCTGGCTGAGCGAACGCGAAGCGCTCGGTTTTCCACTGCTGAAGCCTGTCCCGGTCGCGCCCTGA